A genomic region of Pseudomonas sp. KU43P contains the following coding sequences:
- a CDS encoding (Fe-S)-binding protein, whose amino-acid sequence MSISQKNPRVGLFVTCLVDLHRPSVGFAAVDLLEQAGCRVEVPRTQTCCGQPAYNSGAADPARALAKQLIAAFEHYDYLVAPSGACLGMIKRHYPELLKDDPAWHSRALALAERSHELLSFLDETMAWQPTTAYPGSVTYHDGCSGLRELGIEQQPRRLLAGVVGLKLVEMAHGQTCCGFGGTFCLKYPDISARMASEKVASIRASGADTLLGGDLGCLLNISGRLTRLGQSVRVFHTAEVLAGMTDAPAIGEGRST is encoded by the coding sequence ATGTCCATCAGCCAGAAAAACCCTCGGGTGGGGCTGTTCGTCACCTGCCTGGTGGACCTGCACCGCCCCAGCGTCGGCTTCGCCGCCGTGGACTTGCTGGAACAGGCAGGCTGCCGAGTCGAGGTGCCGCGAACCCAGACCTGCTGCGGCCAGCCAGCCTACAACAGCGGCGCCGCCGACCCGGCCCGGGCGCTGGCGAAGCAGCTGATCGCGGCCTTCGAGCATTACGACTACCTGGTGGCCCCATCGGGCGCCTGCCTCGGCATGATCAAGCGGCACTACCCCGAGCTGCTCAAGGACGACCCCGCCTGGCATTCGCGCGCCCTGGCCCTGGCCGAGCGCAGCCATGAGCTGCTGAGTTTCCTCGACGAGACGATGGCCTGGCAGCCAACCACCGCTTACCCGGGCAGTGTCACCTACCACGACGGCTGTTCCGGCCTGCGCGAGCTGGGTATCGAGCAACAGCCGCGACGCCTGCTGGCCGGCGTGGTGGGCCTGAAGCTCGTGGAGATGGCGCACGGGCAGACCTGCTGCGGCTTTGGCGGCACTTTCTGCCTCAAGTACCCCGATATTTCCGCGCGGATGGCCAGCGAAAAGGTCGCCAGTATCCGCGCCAGCGGCGCTGACACCCTGCTCGGCGGCGACCTCGGCTGCCTGCTCAACATCAGCGGCCGGCTGACCCGCCTGGGCCAGTCGGTGCGGGTGTTTCACACCGCAGAGGTGCTGGCCGGCATGACCGACGCCCCGGCCATC
- a CDS encoding response regulator transcription factor — protein MTDHAFDLARWLSHEAPLIEAIGRADFPARLLQSVFAAVPIDTAFIVAHVPARPPAMLEAGRVLPERREEIQRYLVGPYLLDPVRQACIEGRRGVLRLADIAPDGFQASEYYRSFYVSHGLADEVNILIDLAGAGGLALSMGRLAGHGAFAAEALARLQAIEPLVGAAARRHWGAVLVDGEGEGQALHRQLQRAFERFGEGCLTEREAEVARLILRGHSSKSVAHALAISTDTVGVHRKNIHAKLGISSQGELFSQFIASVTASGVA, from the coding sequence TTGACCGACCATGCCTTCGACCTCGCCCGCTGGCTGAGCCATGAAGCCCCGCTGATTGAGGCCATCGGCCGTGCCGATTTCCCTGCGCGACTGCTGCAGTCGGTGTTTGCGGCAGTGCCCATCGACACCGCCTTCATCGTCGCCCACGTGCCGGCACGGCCGCCGGCGATGCTGGAGGCGGGCCGGGTATTGCCCGAACGGCGAGAAGAGATCCAGCGCTACCTGGTGGGGCCCTACCTGCTTGACCCAGTACGCCAGGCCTGTATCGAAGGGCGGCGGGGCGTGCTGCGGCTGGCTGACATCGCGCCGGACGGTTTCCAGGCGTCGGAGTATTACCGCAGCTTCTACGTGTCCCATGGGCTGGCGGACGAAGTGAACATCCTCATCGACCTCGCCGGTGCCGGCGGCCTGGCCCTGTCCATGGGGCGTCTCGCTGGCCATGGCGCCTTCGCCGCCGAGGCGCTGGCGAGGTTGCAGGCCATCGAGCCGCTGGTGGGGGCCGCCGCCCGCCGCCACTGGGGCGCCGTCCTGGTGGACGGGGAGGGCGAGGGGCAGGCCTTGCACCGGCAGCTGCAGCGTGCCTTCGAGCGCTTCGGAGAGGGTTGCCTGACCGAGCGCGAGGCCGAGGTGGCGAGGCTGATCCTGCGCGGGCATTCCTCCAAGTCGGTGGCCCACGCACTGGCCATCTCCACCGACACCGTGGGCGTCCATCGCAAGAACATCCACGCCAAGCTCGGCATCAGCTCCCAGGGCGAGCTGTTCTCCCAGTTCATCGCCAGCGTCACCGCCTCCGGCGTGGCCTGA
- a CDS encoding Zn-dependent hydrolase, translating into MANTHTASLRIDGERLWARLMAMAQIGATDQGGCNRQALTDLDKAGRDLFVGWCIEAGCTVSVDRMGNIFARRAGLDDSLAPVLTGSHLDTQPTGGRFDGVYGVLAGLEVIQTLNDAGLCTRAPLEVAVWTNEEGARFSPAMIGSGVWAGAFDLAYGHGRADRQGLTLGAELERIGYLGELPAQARPLAAAFEVHIEQGPILEAEHLTVGVVTGVQGIRWYDLTLTGQPVHAGPTPMTVRRDPFMGLAAILARLYRLAEEHGPWARVTFGDIRVEPGSRNTVPERLVLAVDLRHPEQAVLDRLDAAFRAIVAEETGRLRLEADIREEWHSPAVAFDADCVAAVQDAVAQLGYSHMPMCSGAGHDSVYLARVAPTSMIFVPCKGGISHNEAEDAAPADLEAGANVLLHAMLRMAHS; encoded by the coding sequence ATGGCCAACACCCACACTGCTTCACTTCGCATCGATGGCGAACGCCTCTGGGCCCGCCTCATGGCGATGGCGCAAATCGGCGCCACCGACCAGGGCGGCTGCAATCGCCAGGCCCTGACCGACCTCGACAAGGCCGGTCGCGACCTTTTCGTCGGCTGGTGCATCGAGGCTGGCTGTACTGTGAGCGTCGACCGGATGGGCAATATCTTCGCCCGCCGCGCCGGGCTCGACGACAGCCTGGCGCCGGTGCTTACCGGTTCGCACCTGGACACACAGCCCACCGGCGGGCGCTTTGACGGCGTCTATGGCGTGCTCGCCGGCCTGGAGGTGATCCAGACCCTGAACGACGCCGGCCTGTGCACCCGCGCACCCCTGGAGGTAGCGGTGTGGACCAACGAGGAGGGCGCGCGCTTTTCGCCGGCGATGATCGGCTCTGGCGTCTGGGCCGGCGCCTTCGACCTCGCCTATGGCCATGGCCGTGCCGACCGCCAGGGCCTGACCCTCGGCGCCGAGTTGGAACGTATCGGCTACCTCGGCGAACTACCGGCACAGGCCAGGCCCCTGGCTGCCGCCTTCGAAGTACACATCGAGCAAGGCCCGATCCTCGAAGCCGAGCACCTCACCGTAGGGGTGGTGACCGGGGTGCAGGGCATTCGCTGGTACGACCTGACCCTCACCGGCCAGCCGGTGCATGCCGGGCCGACGCCGATGACCGTGCGGCGGGATCCTTTCATGGGCTTGGCCGCAATCCTTGCGCGCCTGTATCGCCTGGCCGAAGAACACGGGCCCTGGGCCCGGGTGACGTTCGGCGACATCCGTGTCGAACCCGGCTCACGCAACACGGTACCCGAGCGCCTAGTGCTGGCAGTGGACCTGCGCCACCCCGAGCAGGCTGTGCTGGATCGGCTGGACGCCGCCTTTCGCGCGATCGTCGCCGAAGAGACAGGGCGCTTGCGCCTCGAAGCCGATATCCGTGAGGAGTGGCATTCCCCGGCGGTGGCCTTCGATGCCGACTGCGTGGCCGCGGTGCAGGACGCCGTGGCGCAATTGGGCTACTCGCACATGCCCATGTGCAGTGGTGCCGGCCACGATTCGGTGTACCTGGCGCGGGTCGCCCCCACCAGCATGATCTTCGTCCCCTGCAAAGGTGGCATCAGCCATAACGAGGCTGAGGACGCCGCCCCCGCCGACCTCGAGGCCGGCGCAAACGTCTTGCTACACGCCATGTTGCGCATGGCCCATTCCTGA
- a CDS encoding dimethylarginine dimethylaminohydrolase family protein — protein MSAFTLKHRRDSGDTPRLEHWGANSEYGTLRDVLLGPVDHYHWLETSSISKKSLRLGYRFDADVARAQHAEMVDAYREAGVKVHMLPTDPNLKYQVFARDSSVMTPFGPIVTQMAQWWRRGEYAPVIQFYKDNDIPIYDMISAGSFEGGDFMMLQPGVILCGYTGERSQAPAVQQMKGWLEAEGWEVKLYGMDPYFVHMDALCVMLADRLAAVCVDAVEPELVNWLKAKGIEIVDIPFKDAMELGCNVVALGEGRVLLPSTSLTLKEKCLALGLKVYDPDISMIAKGGGGVHCMCQPLRRDWV, from the coding sequence ATGAGTGCATTCACCCTCAAGCACCGCCGCGACAGCGGCGACACACCGCGCCTGGAGCACTGGGGCGCCAACTCCGAATACGGCACCCTGCGTGACGTGCTGCTGGGGCCGGTGGACCACTACCACTGGCTGGAGACCAGCTCCATTTCGAAGAAGAGCCTGCGCCTGGGCTACCGCTTCGACGCCGATGTGGCCCGTGCCCAGCACGCCGAGATGGTTGACGCCTACCGCGAGGCGGGGGTGAAGGTGCACATGCTGCCCACCGACCCCAACCTCAAGTATCAGGTGTTCGCCCGCGACTCGAGCGTGATGACCCCCTTCGGCCCGATCGTCACCCAGATGGCCCAGTGGTGGCGCCGTGGCGAGTACGCCCCGGTGATCCAGTTCTACAAGGACAACGATATTCCGATCTATGACATGATCAGCGCCGGCTCATTCGAGGGCGGTGACTTCATGATGCTGCAGCCGGGGGTGATCCTCTGCGGCTACACCGGCGAGCGCTCCCAGGCGCCGGCGGTTCAGCAGATGAAGGGCTGGCTGGAAGCCGAGGGTTGGGAAGTGAAGCTCTACGGCATGGACCCGTACTTCGTGCACATGGACGCGCTGTGCGTGATGCTCGCCGACCGCTTGGCGGCGGTCTGCGTCGATGCGGTGGAGCCCGAACTGGTGAATTGGCTGAAGGCCAAGGGCATCGAGATCGTCGATATCCCCTTCAAGGACGCCATGGAGCTGGGCTGCAACGTGGTGGCCCTGGGCGAGGGGCGAGTGCTGCTGCCGTCCACCAGCCTGACCCTGAAGGAGAAGTGCCTGGCCCTGGGTTTGAAGGTCTATGACCCGGACATCAGCATGATCGCCAAGGGGGGTGGTGGCGTGCACTGCATGTGCCAGCCGCTGCGGCGTGATTGGGTGTAA
- a CDS encoding LysR substrate-binding domain-containing protein: MRRQLPSMISLCCFSAFARYMSVTRAAEELNLTQSAVSRQIKNLEDMLGCPLVEKVRQRLLLTDKGREYVQEVALLLDQLEAATLRVSSSHSRRLRVGAEPSFTTRWLLPKLKSYAREHPEVELEIMNDLRRLYDRYEGYDVGILYGDGNWAEFDSRLLMEGEMVAVCTPDLLERFGPIIERRDILRYPLLHHSSLTGLTKSSTQLWLHHAGLSAKEIEALPGQRLEHFQFVLDAALHGLGVTVLPRFFVEREVCEGLLVLACQEALVAGRYYVVWPKQNNDAKVKHLVDWLLQWREPGPD, encoded by the coding sequence ATGCGCAGACAGCTCCCCAGCATGATCTCCCTCTGCTGCTTCTCCGCCTTCGCCCGGTACATGAGCGTGACGCGCGCGGCCGAAGAGCTGAACCTCACCCAGAGCGCCGTGAGCCGGCAGATCAAGAACCTCGAGGACATGCTCGGCTGCCCCCTGGTGGAAAAGGTCCGCCAGCGCTTGCTGCTGACCGACAAGGGCCGTGAGTACGTACAGGAAGTCGCGCTGCTGCTGGACCAGCTGGAGGCCGCCACCCTGCGCGTAAGCAGCAGCCATTCCAGGCGCCTGCGGGTCGGCGCCGAGCCGTCCTTCACCACCCGTTGGTTGCTGCCCAAGCTCAAGAGCTACGCCCGGGAACACCCCGAGGTCGAGCTGGAGATCATGAACGACCTGCGGCGCCTGTATGACCGGTATGAAGGCTACGACGTCGGCATCCTCTACGGCGACGGCAACTGGGCCGAGTTCGACTCCCGCCTGCTGATGGAGGGGGAAATGGTCGCGGTGTGCACTCCCGACCTGCTGGAGCGTTTTGGACCGATCATCGAGCGACGTGACATCCTGCGCTATCCACTGCTGCACCACAGCTCCCTCACCGGCCTGACAAAATCCTCGACCCAGCTCTGGCTGCACCATGCCGGTCTGTCGGCAAAGGAAATCGAAGCCCTGCCCGGCCAGCGCCTGGAGCACTTCCAATTCGTGCTCGATGCCGCCCTGCATGGGCTTGGCGTCACGGTGCTGCCGCGCTTCTTCGTCGAGCGGGAGGTTTGCGAAGGGCTGCTGGTGCTTGCCTGCCAGGAGGCGCTGGTGGCGGGACGGTACTACGTGGTGTGGCCGAAGCAGAACAACGATGCCAAGGTGAAGCATCTTGTCGACTGGTTGCTGCAGTGGAGGGAGCCGGGTCCGGATTGA
- a CDS encoding class II aldolase/adducin family protein — MITTTNERMLRTDLAAAYRLLEVNGWSDQVFTHISVRLPTDEPAFLINPYGLRPSEVCASNLVAIDVNGRKLDDSAPEVNPAGFTVHSAVHMSRHDAVCVMHTHTLAGMAVAALKEGLLPLNQTNMMFYDRVAYYDYEGVPLDLEVRQRIVDALGDKHSAILRNHGLLTVGRSVAEAYFRMYYLDQACRIQLQALKTGRELTVPDHEACEFTARQMENERYHLESVDLVWQSELRRLDRLDATFRA; from the coding sequence ATGATTACAACAACGAACGAACGAATGCTCCGCACCGATCTCGCCGCCGCCTACCGGCTGCTGGAGGTCAACGGCTGGAGCGACCAGGTCTTTACCCATATCTCGGTCAGGCTGCCGACGGACGAGCCGGCCTTCCTGATCAACCCGTACGGTCTGCGCCCCAGCGAGGTGTGCGCCTCCAACCTGGTGGCCATCGACGTCAATGGCCGCAAGCTCGATGACAGTGCTCCCGAAGTGAACCCCGCCGGTTTTACCGTGCACAGTGCCGTGCACATGAGCCGCCACGACGCCGTCTGCGTGATGCATACCCACACCCTGGCCGGCATGGCCGTCGCCGCCCTGAAAGAGGGCCTGCTGCCGCTGAACCAGACCAACATGATGTTCTACGACCGTGTGGCCTACTACGACTACGAGGGTGTGCCCCTGGACCTGGAAGTGCGCCAGCGCATCGTCGACGCCCTGGGCGACAAGCACAGCGCCATCCTGCGCAACCACGGTTTGCTCACCGTGGGCCGAAGCGTCGCCGAAGCCTATTTCCGCATGTACTACCTGGACCAGGCCTGCCGGATCCAACTGCAAGCCCTGAAGACCGGCCGTGAACTGACCGTACCGGACCACGAGGCCTGCGAGTTCACCGCACGGCAGATGGAGAACGAGCGTTACCACCTGGAAAGCGTTGACCTGGTGTGGCAGTCCGAACTGCGCCGGCTTGACCGCCTGGATGCGACTTTCCGGGCCTGA
- a CDS encoding YjiH family protein, translated as MNEQPESGVFAKSGGLLMQYSPAQLLRFLIPSLIGVMLFLVPIEINGKSNILIAFLIDYINDVVKPLMVPVTVGVATIPSLLTVLVTFSSLKKHPNRFVQLFNPGMGWTVVRVIGAVLMVMTYWKIGPEWVWHRNTGGVMLYDVGPVVLAIYFLSAVLLPLLTDYGLMEFVGSLVSRGFEKLFGLPGRAAVDCMASWLAASSVGIILTTQQYRQGFYSSREACVIATNFSIVSIAYSYLLLKLIGMEHMFLPWYAAVAVTGLICALIVPKLPPLRGKPNAYNPLVGKQLRTDRREGEGLMALGLRRAIERADTAPSIFAQLRHGVHVSLDIAISVYPAMMVIGCLGLSLVEFTPLFKYLSMPLVPYMELLQLPEAEKAAPALLAGMVDSIMPSILGASIQSEVTRFVMVGVAVNQIIFFTEAAILLIRADIGLKPLDLLLIYIVRVLVSLPILALLGHLIVG; from the coding sequence ATGAACGAACAACCCGAGTCCGGCGTCTTCGCGAAGTCCGGAGGCCTCTTGATGCAGTACAGCCCCGCACAGCTGCTGCGCTTCCTGATCCCCTCGTTGATCGGCGTGATGCTGTTTCTGGTGCCGATCGAGATCAACGGCAAGAGCAACATCCTGATCGCCTTCCTGATCGACTACATCAACGACGTGGTCAAGCCGCTGATGGTGCCGGTCACCGTCGGCGTTGCCACCATTCCCAGCCTGCTCACCGTGCTGGTCACCTTCAGCTCGCTGAAGAAGCATCCCAACCGCTTCGTCCAGTTGTTCAACCCCGGCATGGGCTGGACCGTCGTGCGCGTCATCGGCGCCGTGCTGATGGTCATGACCTATTGGAAGATCGGCCCGGAGTGGGTCTGGCACCGCAACACCGGCGGCGTGATGCTGTATGACGTCGGCCCGGTGGTCCTGGCCATTTACTTCCTGTCGGCCGTGCTGCTGCCGCTGCTGACCGACTATGGCCTGATGGAGTTCGTCGGCAGCCTGGTCAGCCGTGGCTTCGAGAAGCTCTTCGGCCTGCCCGGCCGCGCCGCGGTGGACTGCATGGCCTCCTGGCTGGCCGCCTCCAGTGTCGGCATCATCCTCACCACCCAGCAGTACCGCCAGGGCTTCTACTCCAGCCGCGAAGCCTGTGTGATCGCCACCAACTTCTCCATCGTGTCGATCGCCTATTCCTACCTGTTGCTGAAGCTGATCGGCATGGAACACATGTTCCTGCCCTGGTACGCGGCCGTTGCCGTCACTGGCCTGATCTGCGCCCTGATCGTGCCCAAGCTGCCGCCCCTGCGTGGCAAGCCCAACGCCTACAATCCGCTCGTCGGCAAGCAGCTGCGCACCGATCGACGCGAAGGTGAAGGCCTGATGGCACTGGGCCTGCGCCGAGCAATCGAGCGTGCCGATACCGCGCCGTCGATCTTCGCCCAGCTGCGCCATGGCGTGCATGTGAGCCTGGACATCGCCATCTCGGTCTACCCGGCGATGATGGTGATCGGCTGCCTGGGCTTGTCGCTGGTGGAGTTCACCCCGCTGTTCAAGTACCTGTCGATGCCGCTGGTGCCCTACATGGAGCTGCTGCAGCTGCCGGAAGCCGAAAAGGCCGCCCCGGCCCTGCTGGCGGGCATGGTCGACAGCATCATGCCGTCCATCCTTGGCGCATCCATCCAGAGCGAAGTGACCCGCTTCGTCATGGTTGGCGTGGCGGTCAACCAGATCATCTTCTTCACCGAAGCGGCCATCCTGCTGATTCGCGCCGATATCGGCCTGAAGCCGCTGGACCTTCTGCTGATCTACATCGTGCGGGTGCTCGTCTCCCTGCCGATCCTCGCCCTGCTCGGTCACCTGATCGTCGGCTGA